AtagagaaggagctggaggcagaacTGGAGCCCTTGAACTTGGCAGGGAAGTTTGAGGGCAAGTTCCTGGGGCGGTTCCGGGGAGCGGTCTGGAACCTGATTGAGAACCCCTACTCCTCAGTGGCAGCTAAGATCATTGCGGTCATGTCGAGCCTCTTTGTGCTCATCTCCATTGTGGGCATGACGCTGAGCACCGTGGAGGAGATGCAGCACAAGACAGGGAAGGTGTggatggagcagctggagatggtATGTGCCATCTTCTTCACCTCTGAGTACATCATGAGGCTCAtctcctccaccagcttcaAGAACTTCCTGCGTGCGGCCTTCAACGCCGTGGACCTGGTGGCCATCCTGCCCTTCTACATCCAGATCCTCTTCGAGAGCCTGGACGAGGCGGACACTCTGTACCATGAAGAGCTGCACAAGGTGGAGAATGTCAGCAAGCTGGGCAAGGTCCTCAAGCTGATCAAGCTCATGAGGATCTTCCGCATCCTCAAGCTGGCACGGCACTCCACCGGGCTGCGAGCCTTCGGCTTCACCATGCGCCAGTGCTACCAGCAGGTCTGCtgtctcttcctcttcatcGCCATGGGGGTCTTCACCTTCTCTGCCCTCATGCACTCGGTGGAACACGACGTGCCGGGCACCAGCTTCACCAGCATCCCCTACGCGTGGTGGTGGGCAGCGGTAAGTGggtaggggctgccctgctgccagctgggaggcAGAACAGGGCCcaggcttcccagcagctcagccctccgTGCTCTGAGAAACCAGAGATTGGGGCTCAAAAGCCAGTGCTGGGGTGGGATGGTGGGACAGAGGTGGTGGCCTGGGAATGCCCCTGCCTGAGCTGGTGACAGGAGAGTGTAACTCAGTccaggctttgttttgttgtggaaCCAAGTGTTGGGTGGATGTGAGACAGCTAACCAGGACaccactgcagcctggctgggctcaggagAGGGTCAGAGCTTGTGATCCAgggctgcatgtgagaagcaaGGAAACAACCACAGAATGATccgggctggaagggacccccaaagctcatccagtgcaaccccactgcagtcagtagggacataCTCCaccagatcaagttgctcagagccctgtccagcctcaccttcaatatctccaggaatggggcttcagacacctccctgggcaacctgttccagtgttccaacaccctcatggtgcagaacttgttcctcacacccaatctcagtctgctctgctctagttgcaaaccattgctcctcttcctgtcactgcaggcctttggagaCTGTGCCCTTCTGGCACTGGAAGGTTGTTACtcggtctccccagagccttctcttttccaacctcagctctctcagcctgtcctcatagcagaggtgctccaatccctgatcattttcctggccctcctctggacctgctccatcaggtccatgtccttcctgtgttgaggactcaAGCTGGATGCAGTGACATGGTCACACCAGAGTCACACCATGCCTCAGCCCCTGTCCTGGAGAGAGTACAGCCTGGAGTGCACTTCAGGGGAGGACAAGGAGCCCTGcttgtgctgggagccagcagatCTGCTGAGCCCAGTGCCATGGTAAACCTGGGACTGGCTctgagaggaggagcagctaaggCATTTAAGAGCCAGGGGGGCACAAGGGCACTTTGATTTATGGATTAAATTACCCCAGAGATCGCTTCTGCTCTTACAATTCCCCTTGGCCACCACAAGCTGCCTGTTCCTTATTCACTCCTCCTGGGGGAGGTGCAAAGTCACCAGCTTGGGGCATTCAGCTGTCATAGGCAGATCCTGTCCTTGTCAGCACAACTCCATGCAAAGCCCAgacctctgcctcagctctccctgtcctcacagccctgctcccctgccatcCTCCAGGAGCATTCCTGGATGGAGGCTCCATTTGCCTTGGAGGGAGGGACCAGGAAGCTTCATTCTTGTGGGAATGGGCACCTTAGGGCCAGGAAgcatcagagctgtgctgcatgggggcaggaagctgcagcagctggctgtctGCTGGGGAAACTGCAGCTTGATGACGTCCAACTGCTGGTGAGGAGATCCATGgaaagggcaggagggagcaagGAGACTTGACCCTGGTCTCTGGTCTTGGGTCCTCATCCAGCCCTTGCCTTCAACTCTCCAGCAGGGAAGCTGAGCATGGCCTGCAgactgctggagcagccagaaccaagctggctgcagccaaggGCTGTGCCAGTCCCAGGTGATGGCTCCCACACAGGGGTAGAGGGAGTaggtcccagcagcaggcagcctctgctgggcttgTCCAGGAGGGATTTTtatcctttccccttctcccccaggtCAGCCTCTCCACCGTGGGCTACGGAGACACAGTGCCCGACACGGTGCTGGGCAGGATGGTGGCGTTCGCCTGCATCTCCTTCGGCATCATCCTCAACGGCATGCCCATCTCCATCCTCTACAACAAGTTCTCTGACTACTACGCCAAGCTGAAGGCACACGAGAACGAGATCAGCCAGGGGCAGAAGCTCTGCCGCAGGTTCCGGCTGAAGGAGCGAGTGCGGCACAAGCTCTCCGAGTGCTGCGGCGCCGACCCCCGCGGCCCCCGCGGCCCCCGCTGACCGCCGCGCCCCCGTGCCCAGCCCCGTGCCCAGCCCCGTGCCCAGCCCCgcagcctggccagcctgcagcagctcctggcccccGGGGAGGTTCCGCAGCCCaggcagtgtcacagcagcgTCCAGCTGGGTCTGCTGCCGTGCAGGTGCCCCTGCCAGCCCGGGCTGTCTGGAAGGACGATGTGGCGGCGGTGACCTTCCTCAGTGCcacctgctgggctctgctgggcgcAGAACTACAGAGCAGGCTGCGTGGCTGAGgcgggctggctgggggccatgggCTGGGCATCGGGCACCCTGAGGACACAACTGGTGAGGTGCACAGCACTGCGCTCTGTCACCTCCCTGCGGATGGTAGAAGCGGACACCCATgaggagcccagcccagagcttcccttcccttcccttcccttggaTGCTGCTGGGAAGTGTGGGCACTctaggggtgcagagctggtggccacagcacccccaggaacAGGCACTTAATAAAGGAGGCCACAACCACTCATTGTCCTGGACACTTGAACAGCCTCTCTGTGTAATGCAGtaaactgctgctgctaatccagggctgaggaggggacacctccctggggctcATGAGTGCCTCTCTTGCCCACTGGTGGGAAGCTGAGGCTCTGGTGGGGTGCAGCTGAGCCTGTCTGCATGGCTGTGGGgtgagctgcctgcccctgggtgcTGTGTGTGCTCATCATGAACCGGttggctctgccctgtgcccacaTCCTGCTAGCAGTGTGAGACAGTGGGGAAGGATTTGCCCTCCATTGTGGAACCACATCTAGTCAGtgggctcctggctggggaTTCACTTCTGCCTTGATTGGGATGGGTagagggagctcatcctgcagggcaggcagggcaggcagtaTTGAGGAAGGGCAAACAactgctggtgctgctttcaGGTGAGTGGCTGGAGGAAACTGGTGCCCACCAGGCCTGAGTGGGATTTGGTCACTTGCAAGTTGGGTGTGTTGATgaacagctgctgggggggtgggtggtcATTTATGCCTGAAACCACAATTCAGCTGCCTTTgaaactgctggaaagagttGTAGGGGCTGAGTCTTCTGTCTGGGACAGCCACACTCCCACTGAGTCCTGCACTACAGGGGACaagggggctgtggcagctggtgcAAGATGAAGACCCCCTGCCCTGACCCCGGCACCTACATCCCCTGCCCCAGTACCcagactgacacccaccccctacacacctccccagcaccaacctcctCCCCAATGCTGGCCAGCTGTGGCTTCCACCCCATTGCTCTTCCACAAGGAGCACTCTCCCCAGGCAtggcacagcctcctctggccaCCTTCATGCAGAGCTGTCCTTCcccacctgcccaggcagccccatTTTGGGGCACCTCTAATCCCTCCTCAATCCCAAACCTTATCACTGCAAGTCCCCTGCATGCTCCCATTGCCTGCTTGGGGTCCCCTAGCCTCCCACCCCCACTGTGTGCTGGCTGATGTGTCCTGAGCTCATTCAGCTTCCAAGGAACAGGGCTCAGCATCTGAACCTTGCCCTgcccccaggggctgtgctgtggctgcatcTTTATCCTTCTTGcagcaccctccctgtgcccacaggcTGTTTGACCGCCCTtggccagccccatcccaggcactggccccaccagcagcccctcagAGAACATCACCTTTAATagttgctctgcagccacttcaCATCACCCAGCACAGAACTGTACAGACATTTACAGGACCCCGTGTGGGCAGGGTCTGGCATATATTAGTGCTCTGGCTATGTACATATGGtacagcctgggggcagcccctgcGTGGACAGGGGGACCTGCACCCCCGCACAGGGCACCCccacatggagctgctgccccagggctgccgaGTCCCATGGGCTCATTCTGCTCGATTTGATCAGAGCTCGGCCCTGAGCCttgctgggcaccagcagggctgatggcacccagagcagagctgggcacctcctTGCTGTGCTCGCCCAGGCCTCTTTCAGAGGGCTCTGTggggcagagatgctccagagggagcaggagcaggctctgctgcagcagcctctctccccccctgctgccctgctgccctgctcagtgGCAGCCGCAGCTCCCTGCCACCATGTCGTCGTACTGCTTCAGCACCACGTTCTCGTCGTCGTCGAAGTAGAGCAGGTTGATGGAGTAGAGCTTGTCGGGCacgcagcaggggctgctgacgccctggctcagcttgagggCGTTGATGATGGACTGCACGGTGGCGTGGTTGGTGGGCCGCATGTTCTCGCCCAGCGGGAAGGGGCAGGAGCCCTTGCAGTGGTAGGCGTTGTAGCCGCGGGGGGAGATGATCCACCCCGCCCAGCCGATCTCCTCGAAGTCCACAGACAGAGGGTGcttctggcagggctgcagccggTCCAGCGAGCGAGCGCTGCGGGGCGCACCCAGCCTGGGCAcggacagctgggcaggggccacGGGAGCCCGGGGCTGCACGTCTGCCAGCGAGGAGCAAGAGATGAATCAacagtggcaggggggttggaactggatgatccttgaggtccctcccaaccctgacaattctaggaCTCTATAACCATCACCatgagagcctggcaggaggGAGAATGAGGTGCGGACACCCCCAGGCCTGGCCACCCCTCCCCACAGGGTTTTGTCTGCAGCTGCCAGGTGCAGTGAGCCCTGCAGTCACAGCCTGTCACCAGCACAAGCAGAGCCATCAGGAGATGGCAACCTTATAGCCCCATGGCCACATTCATCAGGGCAAACAAAATCCGGATAGAGATGTGCAAGCCTGCACCCCCACACAGAGCAAAtcagaaaggaaatggcctctcCCTTTGGCTTCAGAAGGAGCTTTGGGTTTGAAGGAGCCCATGTCTGGGGAGCACCTCAGCACCCTAAAGATGTGGGGATGGTGGCATGGAGGGAGCTGTACCAGGGTGTGTGAGACCCACCTGAAAAgtcagccatgggcagggatgctcccCGGCGCCCATCATCTGTGAACAGGACCAGCATGGGCTTCTTGCTGTCGTGGTGGTCCATGCTGGATGCAAACTGCAGTGGGGGGGGGTCAAGAGGGCTCCCATCCACACTTTGGACTGTCACCAGCAAACCCTGGTTGCTGCTTTCATCCTCGGTCCAGTCTCGAACCTGGGGAACCAAAGCAgtgtcagcacagccaggacaggCACCGTGCTGGTGTctccagggcagcccccaggccagcagagccagtgcCTTGCCAGCAGTGGGGCAGTGTGAACTGGGGCACCCCAAGGCCACACTGCATCTCCCAGCCACAgaaggggctgtgctgctcgggggctgcagcacagtggccatcacagcaggagccagcaccgGTACTGTGGAATCGTGGAGTCACAGgagtgtttgggttggaaaaggcttccaaagtcattgagtccaaccagcaacccagcagcaccacggccaccaaaccatggctccaggcatggggactccaccacctccctgggcagcctcttctaatccctgaccactctggcatcaaagaaatttttcctcctctccaacctaatcctcccctggcacaatttcaggccatttcctttcctatCACCTAATCCTAGGGaacagagcccaacccccacctcactgcagcctcctttcagggagctgtagagagcaatgaggtctcctcttctccactctaaccacccccaactccctcagctgctgctccccagacctGTTCTAcagaccctcccccagctttgtggcccttctctggagcagagcagtaCAGGTGGTCTGAAGCAGGACAGAGCAATCTCCCAGTGCTCTTGGCAGGGCTCCTACCCCCTCCCAGAGGCTGCATTCTCCCCCCCTTCTGCTGCAGACTGCAGAcagggaagcagaggctgaAAGGCTGCTGGGAGTGAAATGGGTTTGAAATGGGTTAGCAAAAGCAACCTTCCCAAGCAGGGGAAAAGCAACTCACAGCCTGTGTGATGGCAAAGACTTCCCAGCCCGAGCCCTGCAGTGGGACGagtctggctgccagcagcttcttCCCTCCCGGCACCTCCGGCTCGCTCTCCAGCACCTGGTAGATGGTGAcctggggaaggcagcaaagGGCAGTAACCACCAGCGTGTCCTGCCCAAGGTCTGGGACAGATACTGGGGAACACAAAAGGTGGAGTTGTCAGCCTGGGTTTGTCACAACCTGTGGGTGCCTTGGCTGATGTCTGCACAAACCAGAACCTACCAGGGTTCTATCACCCTGCGAGCAACTGCAGGATGCCAGTGGCATGTCCAGGCACAAGCTGGCCATAGCCCCATCCCCACTGCAcatcctgtccccatccccaaccagttctgtccctgtccctctgctcacCTGGCAGAAGTGATGCCTTTTGGGCCCGTCAGTGAGCCTTGGCCAGAGGCGGAAGAGATGCAGCTCAGCTGTCAGGATCTTCTCATTCTTGGCCACGCTGGAGAGCATGAAGAGGAACCTCATCTTTTCACCgtgagctggagggaaggatgggTTGAGGAGTGGAGCCAAACGAGGGGCGGCACCTTCGCTGGCCACGCTTGGGTCCTTCCTGcagtcccctccccagcactgcggGGACCCCCTCCTTACTTTTATCCAAGAAGCTGCGGACAGTGTTGCCCTCCAGGATGTCAGGGTTCTTGGTGACACCATCTGCGTTGGCAACAGTGTTGAATAGATCCACCATGTACTGGGGTGGCTGCTTGACGTGTGCCGGAGGCGGGGGAGGGTCTTCCATGCCAAAGacttccagcagcctcttcagtGCCTCAGCTCTCCGGCTCCCCGCACCAGCCGAGCTCGGGCAGGTCGGCttggccagggccagcagcaacAGGATGGTCGCCAGCATGACTCTGCTGTcctgcactcagctctgctccctcctgcctccccgaCCCTGCCTTTatgactggctggaaaggtGGAGTGGAGTCAAATATGCACAAGAGCAATCAGGAAGGCAAAGAGAGCTAATTGCTCTGCTAACAAGGTGTGAAGCTGGGCTCCCGGCACGTAGTACACAGACGGGAGGAGAAGACAGCTCccggggctgctggggacatggGGGGTCTGAGGCCACACAGCCCCTCGGCCACACAGCCCCTCGGCCACACAGCCGCTCAGCAAGGCCCTGGCTGGGTCACGTCTGCGCTCCGTAGGAGGCTAACTGGTTTTTAATGATGACACTAATGGGGCAAACGGGAGGACCTCTGTGCGGGGATCGCAGCCCCGACAGCCGAGCGGGCTGGACctgtccccttcccttccctttccccacgGTGTGATCACTGCCCAGAGCTAGGAGCATCAGTGGGGCTCCGTGTCCCTGCCGCATGTCCCTGCCaggtgtgcagggcagggtgccCAGGAACCCTTCAcgaagcaggggcagagcaggctgcaggtctccaccacacaccactgcaacacctgcagcagggagcccaaATTGCCTGGACCACGCTGCCCCCCGGGTCTCCAGCAGAGAACCAGCATCTCCTGGGGCTGTAGCTTCCTTGCACAGGCTGCCAGGTCCTGAGCTGCGACAGCAtctcagcagcacaaggaacaaAACCCGAAATAagctttttgtttaaaaatattagCCAGGTGGCTTCCTGGGGTTTAAAAGGCATTTGCAGCTAATTCCTGAATGCTCAGTGTTCATCTCATGATAAGCCTTTGGGCTCTGGATGATGAGATGGAGCCAGTTCTTTTGCTCTTATTCCCCCAGTCACAGACAATCCAGGCTGGTGAAGTGGAAGTGTTGACACTGCACACTTGGGCTCTCTATTTGCCATTTGTTTAGTGCCATGTGgctgaacagaaaaaaatgagcCCCACAAGCATGGAATCTGCTCTCtcaccttcccttctctcctggtCCCCCATTCCCAAAGGCATCAGCCAAAACACTTCCAGGCCAACACGACAGGAGATGAGCCAAAGGCTACTTGCCCAGTTGGTGTCTGTAATGGTGTAAAGAACAAATCCCATGAGGAGATTCTGAGGGGACTGAGATTGcctagtctgaagaagaggaggctgaggggagacctcattgctctctacagctccctgacaggaggttgcagtgatGTGGGGGTGGGGCTATGCTCCttaggatcaggtgatagaaggagaagaaatggcctgaaattgtgccaggggagggagagaaggaaaaatgtctttgctgccagagtggtcagggattggcacaggctgcctgaggaggtggtggagtccccatccctggaggtggccaagaaacctgtggccatagcACTTGGGGtttatggccatggtggtgttagtgaatggttggactggatgaccttagagggcttttccaacccaaacaattctattctatgattccattctaACCTGGTGCCTGGCTGGTGCAAGGGATGTTAATTATCCAGAACAGGTAGGGAGGCAAAACCAGCCTTGAGTTAATTAATAGAGGAAATTGTTTGTATCCCCTGgatcctttccttcctcttcctgacTCACCAGCAGCAAGTCCTGCAGAGtatctggggctgctgcagaggggatgTCTCTGCCccagcatccctgcctgccatgTTTCTTCTCTGAGTCCTTCTCCACATTCTGTAaatgggagcagctgggctcctgcacCCCCATCCCGTGCAGCCAGACAGCTGCATCCCCCCACACCACATCCCGGGATGCCCGGGTAGGCTGAGAGGCCATGGggctgcacagcagagccccagggagctgcaaatTGCCCGTGAAATGCTGCAAAACCTTTTGCAGAGAGTTCTTTTCTACAGGCACTGTTTAAAATAGCTTTTATTCAAAAAATAGCCTCCTCTCATTTACATATACTACAGACAGTCTGGCGGGGGTCTTGCAGGAGCCCACCTgccgctgcccagcccagcccagccccgctgccctcTGCTCTTGCACTGCCGGATGGCCAGGACGCTCCCGAGCGTCTGCAGCTCCCACCGGTGAGAGCTCCCACAGTGGCTGGAGACAGCTTCTGCCCGGCATGGGCATTTCTCTGCACCTTCTGACTCCCTGCAATTACAGACAGATGCAGTAGGTCCCCTGGCCCTTcatgccctggggctgagcttttCATCACCTGCAGATGCCCCGGACCAgggtggaggggaaaggaggcagCTTGCTCCCAGCACATCTACTCCTTACTCCTGGTGTAACTGGGTGAGctgtctccttcctctctgttgCTGCCAGGCAAGGGTGATTTCCCTTTCTGtggtttgctttcctttgcatcCTTTGCATTCACCCTGGGTTTGTGTCTGCAAGCAGCACCGAgcgctgctcctctgctctgaagaGACTGCCTGAGCcgccctgccccacagcatctccctcctcctgccccgcGGCCCTGCCAGCAGGTGGCTGGCAGGAATGGCACACCCCATGCTGGAGGAAGCCACTGTCAGGATCCATCTGTCTGCTTTCATGGAGGACCAGaagctctgtgtgcagctgccCAAAGGGATTCAGCAGCGCCGCGGGCGGGTTGCtccccacccagagcagcaataGCAGCGTGGGgctgttctgctctgcctttgtCCCCAGCCCAGAGGGTGCCCAAAAACCTGCTCCCAGGTCcatccccaggagcagcagctgccctcctcgCCAGGCATGGGAAGAGCTCAGACCTGCCTCTGAATACCCGTGGATGCGTCCGGAAGCGGAGCGGCCGGATCCGGGCAGCTGTGCTTACCTAAGCGAGCAGGGATCCCCCGAGGAGCAGCTGCCCAAGCACCTTCCCACATCAATTTCCTACTAAAATTTGCAAAACAAAGACTTGAAAATCCCCTGAAGCACTTCACTGGGGACACCTCAGGGGACCGGtcgctcccctccccccccccccacctgccCTCCATCCTTGGGCTGTACCTACACCCctgcagaagggcagcagcagggccaagctTGTGAGGAGAAGCATCTTGGGGACACACCAGGGGGGTTTGAATCAGAGCTCCAAGTGCACGAAGGGGTGTGGAACTGGAGAGCAGAgtttctgctgagctgagcttaaGACATGCTTAAGGATTAAACACTtttaaagagaaatattttgctGCTCACTTCATTACATGTTTAAAGAACTCCCCCCCTCCATTTGTGGCTTTGTGGTGCTTTGTggtacacacaaaaaaagtgcCAGTAAAGGACATTTTATAGCATTGTAGATGTAGATGAGATATACATTGtaaaggttggaccaggtgatcctggaggtcctttccaacatgGCATTCTGTGACCTGtgagagctgtggggctgctcagtctggagaagagaaggcagagaggagatctgatcaatgtctattaAATACctgcagggtgggtgtcaagaaggggccaggctgggcctggcttttttcagtggtctcctgtgataggacaagaggcagtggatgcaaaatggaacccaggaggttccacctcagcatgaggagaaacttcttcggtgtgaaggtgctggaggcctggagcaggctgcccagagaggctggggagtctcctgctgtggagactttccatagccacctggatgtggtcctgtgtgacctgcccttggtgctcctgctctggcagggattggactggatgatctctggaggtcccctccagcccctaacattctgtgatgctatgagccagagggctggggaagccAGAGGGGTGGTGGGATTTATGCACACCTCTGgggtatatatataaaaatacaaatatatatagaaatagATACAAATAACTGTTGATTAAAAtttattgaatcatagaatggtctgggttggaagctcagccagtccaacccctctgcactcagcagggacatcctccactagatcagcttgcccagagccctgtccagcctcaccttgagtgtctccagggatggggcctcagacatctccctgggcaacctgttgcagtgttccagcagcctcctggtgcagaacttgttcctcacatccaatctcagtctgctctgctctagtttgaagccattgcccctggtgctgttcctgcagacctttgggaacagtccctctgcagccttcttgtagccccttcaggtactgggaggctgctctaaggtctccctggaggcttctcttctccaggctgaacacccccagctccctcagcctgtcctcatagcagaggggttccaatctcctgatcatttttgtggcctcctctggaccctctccaccaaGTCCTTTCTATGGTGTGGgggtcccacagctggacatagtactgcaggtgaggtctcatcagagcagaggggtaggatcctctccatctctggccactcttctttggatgcagcccaggctgcccttggccctctgtgctgcaaactcacactgcctgctcttggccagcttctccctcaccagcacccccaggtccttttctgcagggctgctttctatcacctcctcccccagcctgtactgacagTGAGGTTAGCTCTACAGACACACTGTGCTGCTACAGTTTGCTGCCAGTGTGCActtagctgtgccagggtgaaGCTGCCCATGCCAGAGGATCCACCCAGCTGTTCAAaccccagctgagcccagcagaaGAGGCTAAGCTGTGGGAAGCCAACCTTGAGCCCTTGCTCCTggcaccctgcagtgctgagcagtttCCTGGTGGTGTTCCACCTGGGGCACCAAATTGCATTTCTCCTTCATCTCACAGCTCTACAgtgtcccaaccacctccccacctTGGGGGGTTTgaccagagcagtgctgaactTTGTGGGCATGCAGAAAAGTCCATCtgcaaggggagaaggaaaTTCAATCTGGGGCTGCATCTGAGGCCACTGTGGCTGCAGCATcttcaccagcagcctgccctggggcacagaTGCAGGTCAGGCTCCAGAACCCAATGTGGAAAATGCTGCTCCCTGTGTGGGGGTCCCCAGCTGAGTGGCTGGGGCTCACTGCCTCACCTCTTCAGGCCTCAGCAAGAGGTTTTGTTCCTCCATCCCAGTTTCAGACCCCAGGACAAAGAGACATTATTGTGGGTGCCAGTTGTGAAAGCTGCTCCTGGCGCTGTGAAAGCCACATCTGAACATGAACTCCTCAGGGCAGACAGGGTCCTacaccagggagctggggagcactgctcaACCTCTACTCATTCAGCACTTCCCTCTGGATGTGCCAGGCCACTGTGCCCTGCAAGGGCTTctcaggtgctgcagccagtgtCAGTGACTCTCCTGCAGATATATTCCCCCAGGGATCTCCAAGGATTGGCTTGGGGCTGGTCTCAGCTCTTCCcacaagcagaggagctggccagggctgtggggattGAGGCAGCATGTCCCCACGTCAGCCCCAGCCACTGCATCTGCCTGGCCATGCTGTGGGACAGAGGAAGGCCTGGACAAGAGACAAGGTAGGGGAAGGGAGGTGATGGCCATGCTGAAAGGCCACATCTTTCCTGCTGTGTCACCTCCAGGCCAGGACTCACCACCTCCATGGCAGGTCCAGGCTTGGCTGAGGCTGGGTCTGGGTCTCAGCAGCTGGACAGGAGAGACagaggctcctgcagcagtCTTCGTGTCTGGTTGGAAGGAAGCAGGCACAGAGTGTCCTGTCTGGCTCACTCTGAGCTGTGCAGAAGCAAACAGCTTCTCTGCTCAACATGCCAAGAGCTGTCCCTCACCAAGTAAACACAGAGGTTTCAACCTGCATTGCATGAGAAGGGGATGGCTGCCCTGACAGCCAGCTCTTGGCTTTGGGCTCTAAATAAGAGCTatccttgccctgtccctgcccctgggtgTGTGTTTGG
The DNA window shown above is from Dryobates pubescens isolate bDryPub1 chromosome 31, bDryPub1.pri, whole genome shotgun sequence and carries:
- the LOC104308578 gene encoding potassium voltage-gated channel subfamily V member 2-like — its product is MRQPPARRASLSASLKIGDRRGCRHRTPEEEEIHIPFAQDSVVKRWSSLQNVADVSQEESKAPIQRNKLLLNINVGGKPFQIACKAAAQYPITRLGKLALCTDPMKKLQLCDDYSVQKNEYFFDRDPSIFHYIFHFYRSGVLWIMDEMCPSNFVEEVEYWGIHLKHSQRCCRILFEEKQDELSEYLKIEKELEAELEPLNLAGKFEGKFLGRFRGAVWNLIENPYSSVAAKIIAVMSSLFVLISIVGMTLSTVEEMQHKTGKVWMEQLEMVCAIFFTSEYIMRLISSTSFKNFLRAAFNAVDLVAILPFYIQILFESLDEADTLYHEELHKVENVSKLGKVLKLIKLMRIFRILKLARHSTGLRAFGFTMRQCYQQVCCLFLFIAMGVFTFSALMHSVEHDVPGTSFTSIPYAWWWAAVSLSTVGYGDTVPDTVLGRMVAFACISFGIILNGMPISILYNKFSDYYAKLKAHENEISQGQKLCRRFRLKERVRHKLSECCGADPRGPRGPR
- the LOC104308579 gene encoding bone morphogenetic protein 2, with translation MLATILLLLALAKPTCPSSAGAGSRRAEALKRLLEVFGMEDPPPPPAHVKQPPQYMVDLFNTVANADGVTKNPDILEGNTVRSFLDKTHGEKMRFLFMLSSVAKNEKILTAELHLFRLWPRLTDGPKRHHFCQVTIYQVLESEPEVPGGKKLLAARLVPLQGSGWEVFAITQAVRDWTEDESSNQGLLVTVQSVDGSPLDPPPLQFASSMDHHDSKKPMLVLFTDDGRRGASLPMADFSDVQPRAPVAPAQLSVPRLGAPRSARSLDRLQPCQKHPLSVDFEEIGWAGWIISPRGYNAYHCKGSCPFPLGENMRPTNHATVQSIINALKLSQGVSSPCCVPDKLYSINLLYFDDDENVVLKQYDDMVAGSCGCH